One window of Ailuropoda melanoleuca isolate Jingjing chromosome 3, ASM200744v2, whole genome shotgun sequence genomic DNA carries:
- the EIF4EBP3 gene encoding eukaryotic translation initiation factor 4E-binding protein 3 has translation MSTSTSCPIPGGRDRLPDCYSTTPGGTLYATTPGGTRIIYDRKFLLECKNSPIARTPPCCLPQIPGVTTPPTAPPSKLEELKEQKETEEEIPDDAQFEMDI, from the exons ATGTCCACATCCACGAGCTGCCCAATTCCCGGGGGCAGGGACCGGCTGCCCGACTGCTACAGCACCACGCCGGGGGGCACGCTATACGCCACTACCCCGGGAG GCACCAGGATCATCTACGACCGAAAGTTCCTGCTGGAGTGCAAGAACTCACCCATTGCTCGGACGcccccctgctgcctccctcagATTCCCGGGGTCACAACTCCTCCAACAGCCCCACCCTCCAAGCTGGAGGAgctgaaggagcagaaggagacagaggaagagataCCCG atGACGCACAATTTGAAATGGACATCTAA
- the SRA1 gene encoding steroid receptor RNA activator 1: MAELYVKPGNKERGWNDPPQFSYGLQTLAGGPKRTPLTKRVAAPQDGSPRVPTSQTSPGIPPVGPPPPLSKGSRPPPVGSCPASGVEPINFPVIESETLLEDVLKPLEEALEDCRGHTKKQVCDDISRRLALLREQWAGGKLSVPVRKRMALLVRELSSHQWDAADDIHRSLMVDHVTEVSQWMVGVKRLIAEKRNLSSEEEADEEKSTATVEENQMAPGVQEAP; this comes from the exons ATGGCGGAGCTGTACGTGAAGCCGG GCAACAAGGAGCGTGGCTGGAACGACCCGCCGCAGTTCTCGTACGGGCTGCAGACCCTGGCTGGTGGACCCAAGCGCACGCCGCTCACCAAGAGGGTCGCCGCTCCCCAGGATGGCTCCCCCAGAG TCCCCACCTCACAGACTTCCCCTGGGATCCCCCCTGTGGGGCCTCCACCTCCTTTAAGTAAGGGTTCCAGACCCCCACCTGTGGGGAGTTGTCCTGCCTCTGGTGTGGAGCCAATAAATTTCCCAGTCATCGAATCTGAAACTCTGCTGGAAGATGTGCTCAAACCTTTGGAAGAGGCACTGGAGGATTGCCGTGGCCACACAAAG AAGCAAGTATGTGATGACATCAGCCGACGCCTGGCTCTGCTGCGGGAACAGTGGGCCGGAGGGAAGCTGTCAGTGCCTGTGAGGAAGAGGATGGCTCTGCTGGTGCGAG aGCTTTCAAGTCACCAGTGGGATGCAGCAGATGACATCCACCGTTCACTCATGGTCGACCATGTGACTGAGGTCAGTCAGTGGATGGTGGGAGTTAAAAGATTAATTGCAGAAAAGAGGAATCTGTCTTCAGAGGAAGAGGCTGACGAAGAGAAATCTACAGCCACAGTTGAGGAGAACCAGATGGCACCAGGCGTCCAAGAGGCTCCATAA